The genomic window GGCCAGCCAGGAAACGCGGCTGACGTTGCGGGCGAGCTGGTGTCCGTTGCGGCTGTTCTGATTAACCGCCAGCACATCCTTGTTGGTCAGCAGCTCCTTGGTGAATTCGTCCATGTGGAGCAGGCAGCCGCCGAACATGAGCGGCGAACGGAAGATGCTCCACATCGTCATGAGCGTGCGTTGCTCCTCCTTGGTAAAGTCGCTCGACCGTTCCTCGCGCATCGGGCCGCACATGGAGAGGCGGCCGATCGGAATCATGTCGGCATCCGGCCAGCTGCCTTCCGGCACGCGGCCGCTCCAGGCGTTGCAAAGGTCGAACTGCGCCTTAAGCTTCCACCACTCGTCCCAGAAATCCATCGAGATGCGCCACATGTTGGCGTGGGCGGAAAGGTGCGCGGCATGGTGGACGGGCGCGGGGCCCGGCGAGAGACTCAGCACCATCGGGCGGCCGCATTGGTCGATCGCCGTGCGGATGGCCTCGACCTCTGCGGCGTGGTACGGGCCGGGATAATCGACGAGAATGTCGTCGGCCTTGATGAAATCGACGTCCCACGAGGCATAGAGTTCGAAGAGCGAATGGTAGTATTCCTGTGCGCCGGGCTTCGCCATATCGACCCCGCCCATCTGGTTGAGCCAGGTGCACTGGCTGTTGGGATCGACGATGTCGGCGGCGGTTTCGACGGCACCTTTGATCGGCGCATTTTGGGCAACGGCCTGGTGCGGGATGCCGCGCATGATATGGATGCCGAACTTCAGCCCCTTGGCATGCACATAGTCGGCCAGCGGCTTGAAGCCCGCACCGTTTGCGGCAGAGGGAAAACGAGCAGGATGCGGGAAGAGACGGCTATATTCATCCATCTCCAGTGCCGGGGAATCGCCATCAACGTTCGGATTGGCGACCGGGCCCGGATCGGGATGCGACCAGCAGAAATCGACGACCGCGTATTGCCAGCCGCATTCCTTAAGGTTGTCGGCCATCCAGTCGACGTTGGCCTTGAATTGTTCTTCAGTGACGGAAGACCCGTAGCAGTCGAAACTGTTCCACCCCATTGGAGGCGTCTTCGTGAGTTCGTGATGTTTATATTCCATGTTTCTTCTCCTATCGAAAGTGACGAGTGATTCGTGACTCGTGAATTTCAGTTTCCGATTTAAAATTTCAGGTTTCAGCCCACCATCCCATCATCCGAGTCGTCGCGCTGGGCGGCATCGAGATCGCGGAACATTTCCTTCATGTTTTTGAGCGCGCCCGTAACGAGCCAGACGGCGCCGACAAGGACATAGGCAAAATTGATGTATGTGCTGATCTGGAAATATTTGGCCCACACGCCGTCCGGGATGCCGATCAGCCATTGGCATAGGCAGCCGATGACGAAAACGAAGAACCAGAAGATGCCCCAGCCGGTGAGGATGAAAAAGACCAGCTTGTCGCCAAAGGTGAATTCCCGGGTGATATTGAAGAGTTGATACCAAACGTTCTCGAACTTTTCGTGTTCGGCTTCCCCTTTTTCGGAGGCGTAGTCGCCGCGATGCAACAGTTGATCGAGGTTGAATTCCGGCACCTTGGCCACCAGCGAATCGATCCAGGAAACAGCGATGAAGATGACGGCGAGAATGAGGTAGATCCAGAAGCCCATGTTCCAGCCGTCGCCTTGGAAGATGCCGTCGATTTTCTTGAGCGATTCAACGATGAAACGGTGGTAGCCGGGTTGTTTGAATTCGAAGCCTCCGCCCGAGGCCTCGGCCACGAGCAGGTCGTCGGGATCGAGGATGGAAATGGTTCCGGCTCCGGCCTTGACGGTCTGCGCATCGATCTCGGCCTTGGCGGCGCCGCCGCGGGAGGTCAGGCGCGCTTCAAGCGGAACGTCGACCACCTCGTAGGCTTCGGCACCGAAGCGCCACACGAGCGAACCACCGGTCGCCTCGCCGGGGGCGATGGTGTAGGAGCGGCTCTTGAAATAGAGCGTGTGCTCGTTCCATTTTCCGGAGCCGAAGGTGTCGCCGAGGTTGGGGATGCTGGCGTTGCGGACGAGGTCGAACGCGCCGAACGTGAGCAACAGACCGATGATGGCCGTAATCCATGCGGCGCGCATGGTGCCGCGCTTCCAGTAGAGGGCGGCGAGGAAGGGAATGTATAGGCAGCCCGCCACGCTCGCCCACACCAGCGCGAAGAACATCTGCATGTCCTGCTTTTGGTTGAATACGATGCTGAGGCCGAAATAGAGAACGGCGACGGCCACGATGGAGATGCGCAGCAACCGCATGTGCGCCTTCGGCCCCAGGGTCTTTTTCCGGAGCGGCAGCACCACGTCCTGTGCAAACATGCCGCCGAACTGGAGCAGGTAGGAATTGTTGGTGGAGATGAAGGTGGCCAGCGCCAGCGCGGCGAAAAGCCCTTTCACGCCGATCGGCAAAAAGTTGGCGAGCAGCACGGGCACGCGGATCTGGCGCATCACCTGATCCTCCTGCCCGGCCAGGGCGCCCGTCACGCTTTGCTGGAGGTCGGCGTATTCGGGCAGGTGCAGCAAGGCGTAGGCGAAGATCGGGACGATGAAGAGCGTGCTGTAGATGATGTGGTTGCGGACGTTGGAAAGTACGATCGACATGCGGCTCTCGTGCGGCGTCTTGGCCGAGGCGGTCGCCGCCTGGTTCCAGCCGCCCGCGGGCCAGATGAAGATCATGTAAAACGCGAGGATGAAATAAAACTTCGGGCTGTAGAGATAGGTGCCGCCCATCTTGAAGGGATTAACCTTCGAGGCATTCTCGGGCGCCGCCGCCAACCCCTCGGTCAGCGCCGACCAGTCCAGCTTGAACAGGAGCAGCCCGAAGATCAAAGCGAAAACAATCATGGTGAACATGGCCTGCATCGAGTCGGTGACGATGACGGTGATCTGCCCGCCGATAAAGGTGAAGGCCAGCGCGAGGAAGAGCAGCATCGATACGATCAGGTAGAAGGTCGGCACATCGAATCCGAAGAGCGGAACAAATTCCGGCAGACCGAGATAGTTCACGAAAAAGCGCGTCGCGACCGTCGGGAAAATACTGAGCCCGAACAGCTGCGTGGCGAAAACAACAATGCCCGTGAAGATGCGGTAGCCTTTGCCGTAGCGCATTTCGAACAGCTGCGCCTGCGTCAGCACGCGCGTTGCGCGCCAACGGTAGACCACCCAGCCCGAAAGCGACACGGCCAGCCCGATCGGGATCGTCATCGTCATCCACCAGATGCCACCGAACCCGGCTTCATAGTAGGTCTGGAATTCCTGCACCACCTGCATCAGGCCGAGCATGCTCATGGCGTGCGCCGAGGTGAGCAGGTAGCGGTTGGCGCAGCGCCCCGCCGCCATAAAGTCGGCCACGCCGCGCATATAGGTGCGGGTGA from Pontiella desulfatans includes these protein-coding regions:
- a CDS encoding glycoside hydrolase family 27 protein; the encoded protein is MEYKHHELTKTPPMGWNSFDCYGSSVTEEQFKANVDWMADNLKECGWQYAVVDFCWSHPDPGPVANPNVDGDSPALEMDEYSRLFPHPARFPSAANGAGFKPLADYVHAKGLKFGIHIMRGIPHQAVAQNAPIKGAVETAADIVDPNSQCTWLNQMGGVDMAKPGAQEYYHSLFELYASWDVDFIKADDILVDYPGPYHAAEVEAIRTAIDQCGRPMVLSLSPGPAPVHHAAHLSAHANMWRISMDFWDEWWKLKAQFDLCNAWSGRVPEGSWPDADMIPIGRLSMCGPMREERSSDFTKEEQRTLMTMWSIFRSPLMFGGCLLHMDEFTKELLTNKDVLAVNQNSRNGHQLARNVSRVSWLADGDDGVKYLAMFNLNDDIDVVGVTLEEIGFKGGAKFTELWSGETPACTERHFEVELPAHGSALFSVEPK
- a CDS encoding sodium:solute symporter family protein, whose product is MNLHWIDWTLIVVFLGLLTGAALFTRTYMRGVADFMAAGRCANRYLLTSAHAMSMLGLMQVVQEFQTYYEAGFGGIWWMTMTIPIGLAVSLSGWVVYRWRATRVLTQAQLFEMRYGKGYRIFTGIVVFATQLFGLSIFPTVATRFFVNYLGLPEFVPLFGFDVPTFYLIVSMLLFLALAFTFIGGQITVIVTDSMQAMFTMIVFALIFGLLLFKLDWSALTEGLAAAPENASKVNPFKMGGTYLYSPKFYFILAFYMIFIWPAGGWNQAATASAKTPHESRMSIVLSNVRNHIIYSTLFIVPIFAYALLHLPEYADLQQSVTGALAGQEDQVMRQIRVPVLLANFLPIGVKGLFAALALATFISTNNSYLLQFGGMFAQDVVLPLRKKTLGPKAHMRLLRISIVAVAVLYFGLSIVFNQKQDMQMFFALVWASVAGCLYIPFLAALYWKRGTMRAAWITAIIGLLLTFGAFDLVRNASIPNLGDTFGSGKWNEHTLYFKSRSYTIAPGEATGGSLVWRFGAEAYEVVDVPLEARLTSRGGAAKAEIDAQTVKAGAGTISILDPDDLLVAEASGGGFEFKQPGYHRFIVESLKKIDGIFQGDGWNMGFWIYLILAVIFIAVSWIDSLVAKVPEFNLDQLLHRGDYASEKGEAEHEKFENVWYQLFNITREFTFGDKLVFFILTGWGIFWFFVFVIGCLCQWLIGIPDGVWAKYFQISTYINFAYVLVGAVWLVTGALKNMKEMFRDLDAAQRDDSDDGMVG